TGATCCCGAGCATCTTGTTGAGTTCTTCTTGGATCCATTCCGCCAGCTCGCTGCTCTCTTTGAGATACTGGGCCTGCGCCATGTCCCAGAGGATCATCTCCAGCCCTTTCTGCTCTTCGCTCTTCTCTTCAGGAAGACCGACCACATTGTTTTCAAGGGCGGCAAGAGCCCTGATCTCCTCATCGGCTGCTTCATAGCTCAGAAAGTATGTTTCGGCACCGTTAACCTTTTTCCCTCTGGAGGCATTGACGTGGATGCTGATGAAGAGATCGGCTCGATTGTGGTTTGCGATCGCAGTTCTTTCATCGAGGGACATCGTTAAGTCTCTATCCCGCGTCAGAATGACCTTCAGTCCCTGCACCTTCTGGAGCTGTCTTTTGAGCCTAACCGCGATGTCGAGGACGATATCCTTCTCGAATATGCCGCTCTTTCCTTCAGCTCCGGTTTCATCTCCGCCGTGACCAGGATCGATGAC
This genomic interval from Acidobacteriota bacterium contains the following:
- a CDS encoding N-acetylmuramoyl-L-alanine amidase, which encodes MQKATSVTIALLVPVLVGTGIFLAGEAEQMRGEIVLVNPQKRQTIKTIVIDPGHGGDETGAEGKSGIFEKDIVLDIAVRLKRQLQKVQGLKVILTRDRDLTMSLDERTAIANHNRADLFISIHVNASRGKKVNGAETYFLSYEAADEEIRALAALENNVVGLPEEKSEEQKGLEMILWDMAQAQYLKESSELAEWIQEELNKMLGIRNRGIKQAPFRVLMGATMPAVLIEAGFLSNPEEEEKLKEGSYREDIASAIYRSILSYKEMVEKRTGKIGFQESPRFTNQ